One Bythopirellula goksoeyrii genomic window, ATCCAGAAAAGAATTCATTCACTGTAAAAAATCGCTACATGAACCAGGAAGACCCCAGCGAGGCTGTATGCGATGAGAAGACCAGCTACACCGTGATCCCGCGACCCGGTGGTTACCTTCTACTTTGGGATAGCACGTTCTCCTCAGATAAGGAATTTTACTTCGGCGATCAAGAAGAAATGGGCATCGGTTTCCGCGTGGCTACGCCGATCCGCGTCGAAAAAGACGCTGTGGGAGAGATGCCAGCTGGCAATGGGAAGATGGTCGACTCGGAGGGTCGCGTCAACGGTGACGAAATCTGGGGCAACACTGCCGATTGGTGCGACTACAGCGGCACACTGGATGGCCAGCAAGTGGGAATGACCCTGTTTTGTCATCCCGATAACTTCCGGCCCAGTTGGTTTCATGCTCGCGATTATGGGCTTCTCGAAGCGAACCCCTTTGGGCGCGAGGCCTTTGGTAAGGGAGATAAGAGCCAAGTTGAGGTCAAACCAGGGGAGCAGTTCCGTCTCCGCTATGGTGTATTCGTCCACGCCTCGCCTGATGGAGAGTCTCCTAACTTGGCCGAAGAATACGACAACTATGTCGAGGTAGCGGATTAGCTCAGCCGGTCATTTAGCTAATGAGCAAGCCATTCTTTATATCGAACTCTTTTCTCAAGGTATTTCATGATCGGGTTGCATCCTATCGATATTGCAGTAGTGATTCTCTACCTCGTGGGCATCACTGCCCTCGGCGTCTGGACTGCCCGCAAAGTTAAAACTTCAAGCGATTTTTTCATGCCCCGCCGCTTTGGTAAGGCGATGATGATCACAAACGCATTTGGGACCGGCACTGCTTCTGACCAGGCGGTAGTTGTGGCATCCGCGACCTTTCGCCGCGGATTGTCCGGCATTTGGTGGCAGTGGATTTGGCTCCCAGCCACGCCGTTTTATTGGATCATTGCTCCCATCATGCGGCGGCTGCGTGCGGTTACGACTGCCGACGTTTATACACTCCGCTATGACCGGAGCGTCGCGATGCTGTTTGCCCTGGTGGGCATTTTGGGTTTGGCAGTCAAGATTGGCCTGATGCTCGTAGGGGCAGGCGCCTTGGTTTACTCTACCACAGCAGGGGCGATCTCGGCCAATTGGGCGATTGGGATGATCACGGTGATGTTCGTCCTTTATGGCACTGCGGGAGGTTTAGGAGCGGCGATCGTTACCGATTTTTTTCAAGGTATTCTGACGATCATCTTTTCCGTGTTGCTGCTCCCCTTCGTTTTGCAGAATGTCGGAGGGCTCGAAGGCGTCCGCGAAACAATTAAGAATCCGGAAATGCTGAGTCTCTCGGTACCCGGCGAGATTGGTGTCTTCTTTGTTGTGATGTACTCCATTCAGGCTCTCGTTGGTATCGTCGCACAACCTTTTATCATGGGAGTCTGTGCCTCGGGACGCACCGAGATGGATGGTCGCGTAGGATTCATGGTTGGCAATATTGTCAAACGTTTTTGCACAATGGCTTGGAGTGTGACAGCCCTGGCAGCCGTCGCCTGGTACATTCAGCGCGGAGTCGATCTTTCGACTATCAAAGGAGACCATGTCTATGGCGACGTCGCCCGTGCATTCCTGCCCTCAGTAATGCCTGGCTTGCTGGGCCTCTTTATCGCTTCTCTGTTGGCATCGGTAATGAGTTCGTGCGATGCTTTCATGATCTCTTCAGCAGGATTGCTAACAGAGAATATCTATAAGCCACTCAAGCCGAACCGACCCGAGAGTGAATATCTCTTTGTTGGACGGATCACTTCTTTGCTGGTAGTGGTCGGAGCATTGCTCTTCGTGTGGTACATCCGTGAGTCGGCCAGTAGTCAAGGGAAGTCTCCCGTCATTGAGTCGCTCAACATCTGGTTTAAGATTGCCCCCATGATGGGAATCACTTTCTGGATGGGTCTACTCTGGCGGCGGGCGACGGTAGCTGGCGCCTGGGCGGCTACTCTCACTGGCTTTGGGGTGTGGTGGGCAACAACGCAAGATTGGTTTGTGAGGTTTGCTGCTTCGGCGCCGCTGGCCGACAAACTCAATTTCGTCTGGCAAGTCGGCGACGGTCCGCCAGAAATCTATGAACCATGGGTGGTGTTGTTCTATACGGTTGCTGCCATCGTGGTGGGTGTGGTCGTCAGTCTTGTGACTCCACAAGTACCCCAGGAAAAGCTCGATCTCTTTTACAATCTCACGCGCACTCCAGTGACAGAAGGCGAGATAATCGACAAGCCCTGCACTTTGCCCAAAGGTATTAGCCCCGCAGAACGCAGTATGATCTGCACGGCATTCGGGTTGGAAATCCCCGTCCCCTCGGGAACTTCGATCGCTGGCTTTCTTGCAGGCTGGGTCGCTGTTGCCGCATTGATCGGGGGATTCGTCTGGTTGATCACCTAGCGCTGACAACTGTCGTTCGCCGAGCTAACTCCGTAGTAAAGGCTTTCATCCAGCCAGAGCATTCTCGCTTGTATCGACAGCAGTACAAATTGCCATCTACGACGAGCGGCTCCGCGACATAAGTCGCACCAGAGAACTCGGCATCCAAACGACAGCGGGGGATCGTGGTCACTTGCCGACCGCGAATGACGTCCGCAGCCGCTAAAATCTCAATGCCATGACAGATCGAGGCCACCGGCTTGGCATGCTTGAAAAAGTGCCGCGTGATTCGCAGTAGGTCTTCATCGTAACGCAAGAATTCTGGAGCACGGCCTCCAGGCAGCACCAGCGCGAGATAGTCCTTCGGATCAACGTCACGGAATGCGATATCTGAATCCAGCTTGTAGCCGGGCGTTTCGATCGTGACGTCCCAACCCGAGTCGTGGTGATGTTGCACGAGATGGTAAGTGCGCACTTCGGGAGCAGCTTTAACGACCAGATAGTCTTCGCCAAGTCGGTACAACGGAACCATCGTGTCAATTACTTCGGCGCCATCCCCGATGACTAAGAGAACTTTGTCCATCTCGTTACTCCACAGTTTGATCTTACTCTACGAATAAAAGAGATAAAGATATGGTTGAATTCCCGATAATAAGCCATTGTGGCTTATTGTTTTTATACTCTCAAACAAAATCTTATGGAATGTAATTCACAGTACAATGGCGGTTCACAAAATCGGCAATCTTTATAAGCGCATTCAGAAATCCTTTTCCACCATTAAATGGGCACTACCTCGAACTTGCAAACACTTCATTATAGGTGCAGACTGTTGACTTAGTTTTCACTAGAGCAGCCATACGCCGTTGAAGAAATTCACATCGATGTTCACAAAAGCTGTTTTTCACTCGTCGCAATTGTTCGCACTATTGCTTGCACTAAGTACATTGGTAGCCAAAACTGAGGGAGAGCAAAGGACCGAGAATGAATCGCAATTAATGGAGTTTTCTGTGACTCCTGCCGCTTCTGGTCGACAATTGGTGCGAGCATCGATCCCTTTTCGCTCAGGGATATTGTCACAGACTGAGCAGGTTTTCGCTGAGGACGGTTCCGAGCAGACCCCTGTGGCAGTCAGGCCCCTTGGATTCCACATTGATTCCACGGGTGAGAAGACCGTTCGGCAAGCTATGGTCACCTTTCCCTATAACTTTCTCCAGCCCTCGCCAACAGTATTTCGACTCCATAAGAGTAAGGACTCGCGAATCTCACTTCCTAAGCAAGAAGTTGAGTTGACCTTCCATGGCGAAGGTTGGTGGGAGATTGCCTACTCGACAGGGAGCTCCTTTCGGGCTGTGCCAATTTGGCCTGATTCCGAACCCAGTTCGGGCTGGATAAGTGAAACTGTTGAACAATCCCCTTATTTCATTTGGCAGCGATGGAAGCAAGAGATAGGCAAGTGGCATCGGATTGTTGAATTTAGAACGGACCATTTGGGGCAAGTGATCGCCGTTGCTCATCTGCAGCGTTTGGACGCGAGTAGCAACTGGGCGCCACGCTTCGGATGGGAAATCACCCCCTTGGAAAAACCCAGCGAAAAATCTGAAATCTCACCATTTGTCACGCGCAGCGACCGAGAATGGCAGTTGAGCCACTCGTTTGCTGCAGGCGGCAAGTTTGAGGACATGATCGACCCGGGGCGAATTCGCATCGCACATCCAGCAGCTCCCTACAAACAGAGCGGTGGCGTCTTCACTCGTCAACTGGACTCTGGTTCCACAGCGTACCGCTATTTGCGTTCCACTCCCAGTGAACGTGTGCCGATGCAGGAGTATTCCTGGAGGCGAGCAGAAATGGTGATTTCTCCAGTCGGAGTTGCTCCAGTAACCGCCACGTTACAGTCGGCTCATAAAGTATCAATCAAGCCGATCGATTGGAATGCAAGTTACGGATCTGGTTTGCCCATTACGGTCGACCAACATTTGTTGCTTTCCAAGGCACTTGAGTTTCATCGTCAGGCTACTGTTCGCATGGCAGCAGTGGGCCATGACTGGGGGAACGTAACCACATTTTCTGATTCCACGTCACACGGTGGCATCTTTGGCATGAATCGTTTGAATCATGCCCCTGGTATTATCTTCGAGGCAATGCGAACAGGAGACCGCCAATTCTTGGAAATTGGCCTGGCTTGGTGCGACAATTTCCATGATCTTTCAATCTGGTGGGGGCCCAAGGATTTCGGTGGCACCCGATACAACAACATCCGGGCAAACAACGATCCAACTCCGGAGGATGATACCACCTTCATGTGGCGGGGGGATAAATCAACGACCTTTTGTACAAAAGGTTATGCTGCATTTCAGATGGCCTACGAACTCACAGGTGATCCTCGCATGTCAGAGGCACTCGAATCCCAAGTTGCTTACGCAGTTGAACATGTTCATTCAAACGATGGGGAATGTCGTAATATTGGCGACGTGGCAGATTTCGTCAAACTCTATGAATTGACCGGTGAGCAGCGATTTCTCGACCATGGATTGCGATTGTTTCGCGAATTGCGACCATTGCTTTCGCCGGACTATCTATTCGACCAAGGTGGTAAGCAGCTTGCAGAAGACCCACCTTTCATTGACGGAGATGATCGTGGTTTCAATATTGGATACGCTAAACCCTATATCATTGGCTATGGGTTGGCTGGCTGTCCGCAACTAGCGAAGTATTTTCCCGACGAACCCGGCCTTCAAGAAATGGCAAGAGCAATGGCCGACTTCTTAATCGAAAGCCAGGACCCCCTGGGAGGATGGAGATACCCACATCCTGCATCATCCAGAACTATGCTGGGACAGGCAATGGAACATGCCAATCAACTTGTCGAAACTTGTAAACTGCTTGGCCCTCAAGAAAAGTATCTTGACGCCATCGAGCGTGTTTTGAGGCAGCGTGTCTGGATACTGGAAGCAACTGGCACGATAGCAAACAATCTCGTGGGCTGGGAAACGGCTACCGGATTCATTGGCCATCCCAAAGAGATATACGATCTTTATCAATTTCCCGGTGATCGCGATTCGAAGCGTGACTATCGAGAAGGCAATCTGCGACTTGGATCTGCACCACCCGAAGCACTAGTCTACTTCCCCAAAGTCCTGAGATATTATCTTGCACATCGCTCTGTTGTTCGATTGCTTGAACAGCCCCGAGAGGAGACCCCCTTGGGTCAATTACTTGCCGCGACTACCAAGTTCAATTTCCCGGCAAATGGTAAGGCAAGCCCTACTGAGACCCAGACAAAGGGAGTTGATAAACTACTACCAGTCTTCTCTCAGGACTTGAAAAGTTCTTTGGAATTCCCCTCCGCATGGGAACACGCCACGAACACTACCTTTGATGAATGGAAAACAAAAGCGAGACGCCAAGTTCGCGAGGCGTTTCTTACCCCCCCGTCAGTTGTTGACTTTAATCCCAAAGTGCTGGATAGTCAGAAACAAGATGGTTACACGTCACAAAAAATCGAATTAAATCTGAGCGGCGAAAGTCGTGTCCTCGCCTATTTGCTGATCCCTGACGGAAAAGGGCCTTTTCCCGCAGTTTTGATGCTGCATGATCATGGTGCCGAATTCCGGATCGGCAAGGAAAAGCTTGTTCACGCTTGGGATATTTCTGCTGAGAAGCAGCGTGTTGCTGAGCAATGGGTTGAAAAATACTATGGCGGGCGATATCTGGGAGATGAACTCGCCAAGCGGGGTTATGTTTGCCTGGCCACTGATGCACTGAATTGGTCTGATCGGGGAGGTGGAGGATTTGAAGGGCAGCAAGCGCTCAGCAGCAACTTGATGCACATGGGCATGTCGCTAGCGGGTTTGATCGCGCATGAGGATTTGCGCGCCGCCGAATTTCTTGCCTCACTACCAGAGGTCGATTCAGACAGAGTTGCTTCCCTCGGGCTCTCGATGGGTTCCTTTCGTGCTTGGCAGGTGGCGGCAATGTCGGATCACATCGCCGCTGGTGCTGCGATTTGCTGGATGGCAACCGTCAAAGGGCTCATGCAGCCAGGCAACAATCAGACGAAGGGCCACTCTGCATACACGATGTTGCATCCTGGATTGCTGAACCTGTTAGACTATCCGGATATCGCTAGCTTGGCCTGTCCCAAACCGATGCTGTTCTACAATGGCCTGCAAGACTCCCTATTTCCTGTACCAAGTGTCGAGAAAGCTTATAGAAAGCTACATTCTGTGTGGAGTTCGCA contains:
- a CDS encoding DUF6807 family protein, which codes for MTVRSLLSICFSVFLSIAGNCSITQASEGNVEFDTSKDGVIVVKIDGEPVADYVYEDEDISRPYFAHLRTTESPQISRNYPPVAGKDRADHPTFHPGLWMSFGDISGNDYWRNAAPVKHVALKTDPEKNSFTVKNRYMNQEDPSEAVCDEKTSYTVIPRPGGYLLLWDSTFSSDKEFYFGDQEEMGIGFRVATPIRVEKDAVGEMPAGNGKMVDSEGRVNGDEIWGNTADWCDYSGTLDGQQVGMTLFCHPDNFRPSWFHARDYGLLEANPFGREAFGKGDKSQVEVKPGEQFRLRYGVFVHASPDGESPNLAEEYDNYVEVAD
- a CDS encoding sodium:solute symporter family protein → MIGLHPIDIAVVILYLVGITALGVWTARKVKTSSDFFMPRRFGKAMMITNAFGTGTASDQAVVVASATFRRGLSGIWWQWIWLPATPFYWIIAPIMRRLRAVTTADVYTLRYDRSVAMLFALVGILGLAVKIGLMLVGAGALVYSTTAGAISANWAIGMITVMFVLYGTAGGLGAAIVTDFFQGILTIIFSVLLLPFVLQNVGGLEGVRETIKNPEMLSLSVPGEIGVFFVVMYSIQALVGIVAQPFIMGVCASGRTEMDGRVGFMVGNIVKRFCTMAWSVTALAAVAWYIQRGVDLSTIKGDHVYGDVARAFLPSVMPGLLGLFIASLLASVMSSCDAFMISSAGLLTENIYKPLKPNRPESEYLFVGRITSLLVVVGALLFVWYIRESASSQGKSPVIESLNIWFKIAPMMGITFWMGLLWRRATVAGAWAATLTGFGVWWATTQDWFVRFAASAPLADKLNFVWQVGDGPPEIYEPWVVLFYTVAAIVVGVVVSLVTPQVPQEKLDLFYNLTRTPVTEGEIIDKPCTLPKGISPAERSMICTAFGLEIPVPSGTSIAGFLAGWVAVAALIGGFVWLIT
- a CDS encoding DJ-1/PfpI family protein; translation: MDKVLLVIGDGAEVIDTMVPLYRLGEDYLVVKAAPEVRTYHLVQHHHDSGWDVTIETPGYKLDSDIAFRDVDPKDYLALVLPGGRAPEFLRYDEDLLRITRHFFKHAKPVASICHGIEILAAADVIRGRQVTTIPRCRLDAEFSGATYVAEPLVVDGNLYCCRYKRECSGWMKAFTTELARRTTVVSAR
- a CDS encoding dienelactone hydrolase family protein gives rise to the protein MFTKAVFHSSQLFALLLALSTLVAKTEGEQRTENESQLMEFSVTPAASGRQLVRASIPFRSGILSQTEQVFAEDGSEQTPVAVRPLGFHIDSTGEKTVRQAMVTFPYNFLQPSPTVFRLHKSKDSRISLPKQEVELTFHGEGWWEIAYSTGSSFRAVPIWPDSEPSSGWISETVEQSPYFIWQRWKQEIGKWHRIVEFRTDHLGQVIAVAHLQRLDASSNWAPRFGWEITPLEKPSEKSEISPFVTRSDREWQLSHSFAAGGKFEDMIDPGRIRIAHPAAPYKQSGGVFTRQLDSGSTAYRYLRSTPSERVPMQEYSWRRAEMVISPVGVAPVTATLQSAHKVSIKPIDWNASYGSGLPITVDQHLLLSKALEFHRQATVRMAAVGHDWGNVTTFSDSTSHGGIFGMNRLNHAPGIIFEAMRTGDRQFLEIGLAWCDNFHDLSIWWGPKDFGGTRYNNIRANNDPTPEDDTTFMWRGDKSTTFCTKGYAAFQMAYELTGDPRMSEALESQVAYAVEHVHSNDGECRNIGDVADFVKLYELTGEQRFLDHGLRLFRELRPLLSPDYLFDQGGKQLAEDPPFIDGDDRGFNIGYAKPYIIGYGLAGCPQLAKYFPDEPGLQEMARAMADFLIESQDPLGGWRYPHPASSRTMLGQAMEHANQLVETCKLLGPQEKYLDAIERVLRQRVWILEATGTIANNLVGWETATGFIGHPKEIYDLYQFPGDRDSKRDYREGNLRLGSAPPEALVYFPKVLRYYLAHRSVVRLLEQPREETPLGQLLAATTKFNFPANGKASPTETQTKGVDKLLPVFSQDLKSSLEFPSAWEHATNTTFDEWKTKARRQVREAFLTPPSVVDFNPKVLDSQKQDGYTSQKIELNLSGESRVLAYLLIPDGKGPFPAVLMLHDHGAEFRIGKEKLVHAWDISAEKQRVAEQWVEKYYGGRYLGDELAKRGYVCLATDALNWSDRGGGGFEGQQALSSNLMHMGMSLAGLIAHEDLRAAEFLASLPEVDSDRVASLGLSMGSFRAWQVAAMSDHIAAGAAICWMATVKGLMQPGNNQTKGHSAYTMLHPGLLNLLDYPDIASLACPKPMLFYNGLQDSLFPVPSVEKAYRKLHSVWSSQRHEELLETRLWDVPHVFNLEMQDKTFQWLDRQFKFVIPERDFDAKSAIPD